The Orcinus orca chromosome 1, mOrcOrc1.1, whole genome shotgun sequence DNA window CAGGCTGACTCAGTAGGTCAACCGCTGCACTCTGGAAGAGCTGTATGATTCATCCACTAGCCGAAAGAACAGTATTAATCAcatcttccccttttccttcatCTTACTTTAAAACCAGTGTACTTGCTTCACCTTCAAAACGGAATAACTTGCTCGTAGCCCAGGTCAGTGCCCTCAGGGGCCCTGGTTACTGATGAGAGGGTGGTCATCTCTGGTTTTCAAAGCTGTTTTCACTTTCACAACCTTAGATCTCCTGAGTAGCCCCTGATCTACATTCTTATTGCAGAACAAACGGAGTCTGTGCTGACTGCGGTGTCCACAGCCCATGTGCTGAGTAAACAGCAGAGGGAGATCCAGTGGGGCAGGAAAGCTCTGTAACTTCATAATGAGCATAGACAATCCCGGGGTGGGTTTGGAGTGACCTGAGTGCTCACTAGAGGAAGACTGGCCTCACTCTCTTGAAGAAGGTATTCAGGGGTGGCCAGGACTTCCTCAGCTTACAAGCTGTATTTCTTAGAGGTTCCTAAATTAGCCTGTTTCCTATTTTAGGGGTCCTTACCCTGCTGTATTCCCTTTCTTACTTCTCTGGCTTTGCAGTGCATTTTCCTTCTGCTCTGCCCTGTGAAGAATGTGAACTAGGTGTCCCACAGCCAGTTCCAGTATCTGGGATCTTTGGGCATTTGTTGTGAAGTGCTCTGCCACTTGAGCTTGGGCACGGGTATTTTTAAACCTCTGTGGTGGCTGACTCCTTTCCTGAGATATTTCAGAACTGGGGTGGGATGCCACAGCCTTCTCCCATGGGTGACTCATTCAGTTCAGTTCTCTTATGTTGCTGGACTTCCAGAGCCAATCCAGGCAAGGCTGACTCCCTCTAAGCCCACTGCCATCTGAAGCCAGATCCTGGCTGTGtcaggagagaggggaaagggtGTGGTTCCCCTGGAATTCATCCCACAGTGGGCCTTGAATTGGCTGCTCTCTCCAAGAGAACTGCTTTCCAGATGAATCATGCCAGATTCTGGTTTATAGCATTCTCTAGAGTATAGCATTCTTTGGCATGCTGATTTCTGTACTTTTCTGGGGATTAAGGGGTAGAACTTTTGACTCTTAAAGTGTAATTTTTCAATCCTCATGTTTACCAACTCCACCTTCTCTGTAACAGACAGCATTTACGGATCTGTGTTGAGTATGCATGTGTCAGCGGAAGGAACCAGACTGAAAGCATGTCTCCGGTTCCTATTGAGACTCTTCAGGGGAAGTTGCCAGCCTCTCCTTCAATCTCTGCTCTAAACTTATTCTTGacggggttttttttgtggttttttttttttttggagtggtATATTACAGTCTCAATTCAAATTCACCTGTTTCCTATCCAGTAATGATTTTAGGTGGTGTTAGCCAAAGCTACTCCATTCTGGCTGAAGCATGCTCTCCAGTTAAGCAAAATTCATTGGGCTCCTATTAAGTACCAGGCATTGGGTCTTGATGAGACATATGCCCCTAGATTATTATACCTGAATATAATGATCCGACaaatcctttcctttctttttttttaaattaaatttatttatatacttatttattggctgtgttgggtcttcattgctgcgggtgggctttctctagttgcagtgagcggggctactcttcgttgcagtgcatgggcttcccgctgcggtggcttctcttgttgcggagcacgggctctaggtgtgtgggcttcagtacttgtggcacgcagtctcagtagttgtggcaaacaggcttagttgctccacggcacgtgggatcttcccagaccagtgttcgaacccacgtcccctgcattggtaggcggattcttaaccactgcaccaccagggacgtcccttaACTTTGTTTTAAACTATTCACAATGAAAAGCTCTTCCTTTCCCACTGCACCCCAGACTGTGAGAGCAGCTCTTTTGTCTCGTGCTGCCAAAAGTATATCAGATCCCCAAAGGAATGAGGATATACTATTACTTGTTCCTTCTCAAGGAAGTAGATAACGGGCTTTGGATAGCTTTTATTTGGGTAGGGCAACTGCATGTTACTACCAAAGATGCAAATGTCTTTGTTACAATCAATAACAAGTTCAGAACTTTAGTAAAGAATacatggaattccctggcggtccagtggttaggactcagcactttcattgCAGTGGCCTGTGTTCAGTtccagtcggggaactaagatcccgcaagccacgcagtgAGGCCAATACATGCTCAGGagacaaaattcatttttaagcaGATTTCTAAACCCTAGAATGACTGAACAAGGTTACCTAGTTAAGCTTGGAGAGTTGAAGTTTTTATATTAACCAGGCTTGATTGTGTGGGTTGTTGGTATTCAGCCATATCCATATTGAAGAGTGCCATTTACCAGCGCTAAGAGAAACGGAGAAACGTCTGTTCTTTCAGTAGGTGCTTTGTCAGTTGAAAGGAGGGGCACTGATCTTGCTTTTCCAaataattagtgtttttattcttcattaggTGATTTATGCAAAATTAGCAGGCAACTAGATAAATCCCTTATTCAGAGCACCAATACCTAAACTGCCTATTTCCATCAGCAGGAGGCATAAAACCTCAGTGAACTGGTCCTTATATTCATTGAATTTTACAGCTGAAAAGGACTGAATGAATGAGCTTATCACCCTCTTCCAATCATTCTCAAAAGACTGATAATTCATGTCACTTAAAAGTTAATGTAAATTGTTTCTTTACATCCTTTAATAGGTTCCAACAGACCTCACCAAAATGCCCTCTCAAATGGAACACGCCATGGAAACCATGATGTTCACATTTCACAAGTTTGCTGGGGATAAAGGCTACTTAACAAAGGAGGACCTGAGAGTACTCATGGAAAAGGAGTTCCCTGGATTTTTGGAAGTAAGTGTTGAAAGGCTCAGAAAGAACCAGAACTAGATGTAAAAATCAATGTTTCTGGGCCCTagttcctttcccttcctctttccagcCCTTCCCTGTGGAAGTCACTACTAGAAAggtgttttcattcatttacttattaaacattattgaatgcctactgttTGTAAGATACTAGGGGAGGAAACAGAAGGTAAAgaagacacagcccctgccctcaaggagcttacagtttgGAAGTGAAATGAGACTACACACAAATCACCATAATGCAAGGTGTTAGAAGGAATCCATCTGGAGTCATCTGTGTCCATTGAGACAGAGTTGCAGGAAAGAAGGCCTTTCACCAGAGTAATCAACCAGGTTGCCTTGTTGCCCTCGGGTCCATAAACCTGGCACTGGAGGTACCACATCCTGGTCACATCCACTTTGAGCAACTTGAATCTCCCTTCTTAAATTAAATCCCTTTAGATaaaggctttaaaatttttttccaacacTGCTCTAAAGCAATGGTGTCAAGTATCTGCTGAATGAGTGCGAAGCGGCACTCCAGAAATAACTTCTTTTCACATTGAAAATACAATGAGACAGGAGCACAGTTTGAGTTTATGCCTCACCATTGACAGATCGAGGGGTCCGTGAAGACCAGAAGAGGATCTGCCATGAGCTCAGATACATCACTCAGGACATTAGGCAACAAGGCACAGTTGCCCTTTTACATCATAGGCCCTCAAGAGACGGCTGTTGCGTTTCACTGAAGGTGAAACATTGCCTAACAAAATATTAGATTGAAATGCAGGCCCTTCTCTCCCTGCCACAGCCAGAGCCATTTGAAGGGATCAGTACTGTGTTTGGTGTGCATTAGCCTCTAAAGGGTGAAGGGAGGAGATGGTAAAAGACAGGTTTCTGCCTCTTGTCATCTGCCTGGTAAACAGCATTAATCAAGCCCCTGACTCCTGACTCATTAAACATAGGGTTTTGTAGTACATGATGATTTACATGTTATCAATACCAGTCAGATAAACAGATATAAATAGCTTCACTAGGATCTCAGAGCTGCAGTTACCACAGTTCTATCCCAGAATGAGTTAGAGGATACAGTTGTTCTGCTTTTGTACAGTTCTGTGATAGAGCCCCAGACCAGGACCCTAACTGGGAAGGTTGCTTCAGCTTTCTGTACCTCAGTTCCTGCCTCTGGAAAATGAGAGGCTGGACAGGATTATCTCCAAGACCACTTTCACTTTCTGTGACCCTTCCAGGCAAGCATAAAATTCAAGGACAAAATGTGCTCATTGTAAACCTGCCCATCACACAAACAAAGGCGTTCTCGGTCTACTTCTGAACACTCATTAATTGTGTTGTCGCATAAGTTAGAAGCCAGGATGATATCACATGAGATGAAGATCCTTCCTCCCTAAAGGCTTTGTGGCTTGGTAAACATAAAGTGTTCAGTACCAAGTACTGAACATGGCAGTATAATTTATTCTAAGCATGGGGTCATAATTCCAAGCACACCCACACTCGCTGCATTCACAGATCGTTTTGTTTCTAAAGTTGACCGCTTACGTCATCCAAATTTCACTCCTGACCACGGCCAGGAAGCTGGGGTTAAGGCCAGAATTAACTGAAACCCACCAAAAGCAGATGTAGCTGCATAGACAGGTTATAGTTGATTGCTTAGGGCGTGTAGGAAATGCTGCTTTACCTTAAGGGATTTCTAGTGCAGTTTATAAACATCCAGCACACTTGAGACACTGAGTATCAGTTCCCTCACTCATTTATACAATCAAtgaaattcctaaatattttacctGAGTCCTTTAACACCTGTAAAGGGCCATATTTCCCTCTGGTTGATGGCATGGACCCTACAGGAGAAACCACACTTTCCCACTTCTAAGCATCATCACTACGAAAAGAAATGATCAAGCCAATCACCTTGAaaacagagtaaaagaaaaaacaaaggggaTCTTACCTGCTCATCTTAGTTCCATGTATTCATGCTAGGCATTGAGAATCATGGGGAGTTTTATAACTCCGTCACACATACTGCTTTTGAAGTACATCCAGTGAAAAACAAAGAGTACATCCAGCAAAGAGTATAGGATGGCATAGATTGACCAACTTATTAAGAACAGAAGCAATCTTAGAAACACTCTAGTCCAACCTCAATTCTTAGTTGTTACACGAAGGCCCACCAAGCTGTGTGACTTACTCTAGGTCACCTGGCTAATATGATATGAAGCCACCCTAGACTGGCCTCAGCTGTGCCAAGAAATGAGGACCATCTGCCTGAACTCTTTAAACCTAACACACCCCAGGGCATCATTAACACCTCTTTAAAATCCATAGGACAATGATCTGAAATTTACTCCCTAAATAACCGCATGAGGTCTTTCATAGGAGTTTCCTTCTTTAAGGACTTGACCATGCTATCAGGAATGAAAGCTTGTCAAGAGAATATAAGTTTAGACTAAAAAATGGGGGAATTTGGGGTGGTTCTCAGACAGAATTTTGTGATTTTGAAAATTGTAACAGTTGGACTGTAAGTAAAGCATGTCAGAAGGGCATGCTGGTTTCTAAGTGGACTGAGAGTTCAGAGTCGTGAGTCTCCCTTCTCTGGCACTGAATCTCCTCTTTCTAGAAATAGGCTGTTTCTAGTCCCCGAGTTATATAAAAGAGTGGAGTTATATAAAAGAGTGCCATGGAAACCTCTTTCCTAGCttgaaataaatatgaatttactGAAATGCTCCCTCAaagcagaaaaatacatttagacGACCTCCAAAGATCACTATGACCTAAAGCAAGAATTCAAATAATTAGGAGATTATATATATAGCTGTCAGCAGTACAAATCAAAGAAGCTCATCATTGCAACCATTGACTCGTATTTCTtgcctctgtctttttttttcagaatcaaAAAGACCCTCTGGCTGTGGACAAAATAATGAAGGACCTGGACCAGTGCCGAGACGGCAAAGTGGGCTTCCAGAGCTTCTTTTCACTAATCGCTGGGCTCACCATCGCGTGCAATGACTATTTTGTAGTACACATGAAGCAGAAGGGAAAGAAGTAGGCAGCACTGAGCAATTACTCCCACCCTGATAAGAATTCTCATAAAGGGTCACTTAAGGAATCTGCCCCACAGCTACCCCTGTATAAGGATTTCCTGAGCAGATTGGGACCCTtagaaaatgtacaaataaaatcCAGCTCCACCttgagaagcagagaaagaaaagtcaatTAAAGCCAGATaagcttttgatttttatattgcTTGCATCCCCTTGCCCTCAATAAACAAATTCCTTTTTTAGTTCTGAATTTGAGACAGAATGTTTGTTCTTCTTCAGAAATGTTTGTTCCCTGCTTCATTCACAAAGAGGCCACATGCCCTTAAGCATCTAGCGCAAGGCAGAGCTCTTTCCACAGAACCTGCAAAATGGGAAAGCACTCTCCACTCAGGCTTGGAGTCTAACTTCTCAAATTGATCTGCCCTGTAGCTGTTCCTAGCTGAAGGACAACAACTCCAAGGATTAAAAGAAGGCACTTCAGGGTATATTCCACCTTTATAATTCCTGAGCATAGTCCTGCCCAGTTAAATCAGTGCCTTTCCAACCAGCACTTTGTATGCCTGAGATGTCTGAGTCCATTTTTCATAGCAAAGTTTCAGCAAACTAGGGTAAGAATAGTTCCATAAGACAACTAATCAAAATCAGTCTAGTGTGATGCCTCTAACAATATAACGTTAACGTTTTTAGAGCTGTCATGAGATGCCATGATTGTACTAAGATGTCAGGAAATAGGCTAGCCATGATTTATAATATAATGGGGTGGTGCTTTTTTTTTGAAAGTGAAATGCCAGTACTTATGTCTTGATAAATAGCAGAATGTTTCTCCCAGCCCTTTCTGTGTCTGTTACAAGCTTCAGCAGATATGCATTCCATAGCTATTATTAAATAGCTATGCTTATTAATAATACagtattctatatttttatggAGAGATGAGGTATTAATTGGCACATGAAATTGTCCCAATTAAATAGGTCAATGAAGATGGAAACATCAATATAACTCTGGGGGAAAGTTCAGTATAAGGTCATCCaccatcacaaggaaaaacatgcaAAAGGGAACAGGATAGTCCAAAACTATCTTTGGGGAAAGGATATCTGTAATAAAATCAAGGCCAAAGATAAAATTCcaaccattttattttgtctCAGCCAACAAATGAACAAGGTAAGGCAACTTATCTTGTTAGCTATAGTTAACAGATAGCTTTGCTGCTATAGAGTTATATCAGTCAGCAGGTTTACAAAGAGAAGGATTTACTACAAGATATTAAATGGAGGAGCGGAGTTGGCCAGCTAAAGAACTGACTCGAGGAGTGATTCCCAAATCCGTGCTATAGAACTGGGCCCCCAAGGGAACTGCTGGCTCAGGAAGCTGCCTGCTGAACGGGGAAGCCGTTGCTAAAGCTAGCAGCTCCAGAACCACACAACCCATGGCACAGTCCACACTACCAAATATGGGTACCCATTACCCTGCCTCTTTCCACACATGACTTGGCTCCCACATCCAAGTATCAAAGAAGTGCATCTCATTACCAGAAACTCAATCACATCAAAACCTGATGTGATGTGCAAGGGAGTCTGGCaaataaagttttacattttccaaCCTCTACACACTAGGAGTTGGCATGCTGGTCCACCATATCTGCCACAGTGACAATTCTTAATTCTAAGAGAAATCTTCCAGTGgtcctagagactgtcgtacagaatgaagtaagtcagaaagagaaaaatattgtataatattgctaatgtgtggaatctagaaaaatgatacagatgaacttatttgcaaagcaaaaatagagacacagacatagagaacaaacatatggataccaaggggggaagggggagtgggacgaattgggagattgggattgacatatatacactactatgtataaaatagatgactaatgagaacctactatatagcacagggaactctactcagtgctctgtggtgacctaaatgggcaggaaatccaaaaaaggggatatatgtatacatatagctgatttactttgctgtacagcagaaactaacacaacattgtaaagtgactatactccaataaaaattaatttaaaaaaataagagaactcTTCCAACCTGTAGGTTAAAGAGATTATTGCTCTAAGGAAACGAGACTCTAAAAGATAACCTCTGACAGCTACAGGGAATAGAGAAGCAAACTGGCCCATCCCAGTAAGGCAAACTTGTACCAGTCCAAATTTACCCTTTTAGTTTACACCACCTGCATCCTGGGGCAACTGTGTTTACTGGGTGTTATAAAATTGGTGTTCAGTTTGCAAATGGGGAGGTGAAAGTGTAACACAGGGATATTATAGGCTCAGATGTCCCGAAATCCATAGCAAGCTTTCACACGCTAAGCCTCTTTAcctgaaaacagaaagagaactATTCCAGGAGAGAGGGCTCTGTGGCTAGGAGAGAGGAAGTATCATTCATCTTCACAGTGGATTTGTAGAGTCTAAAAATTTCTAAAGCAACGTATTATCCCCAGAACATGGCCTCAGATGCTCTGGCCAAGGAATCATCTGAGTCACTGTATTTGagatgtgtgtgtggtggggctgggaggagaggagagggaaagtgGACAATAACATACTTTTTCTCACCTTAGCCTCATTGCTTGAAGCACTTAGTAGGGAGCTAGTACAAGGAAAATTAAAAGGCTATTTATGGTTTGAAGTCCTACACAGCTTTCCATGCCAACGAAAACACAGGGCTCCCACAATCTGACCTGCTGAAACAGCCGTTCAGGCTTTCGGAGCCACAGCCTAATGGCTCCCAGGGGCAAAGCTGCAATTATGCCAACAGTCATCAAGAGGAACCATCTGGAAAATTCCACTCATTCTGCTACACGGCTGAGTTGTAAAAGCAgattctgcccctccccacacccagctgtgaaggaagaacaaCTAACAGTACAGAAAGCCAGTTTCAAACATGCTGCAGAGCTGACCTTGAAAAACACCTCATTTTCTCTCTTGGACCCTGACCATGAGCCAGTTACTTGTGATTTAATACTTTTCTATCCAACTCATCTCAGTGGGAGACCAAGGGCAAGTATATAAACCTCTCTCTCAATTCGACCAATTTGAAAGTGATTGTTCAGGTAACTTCTCTGGCTCTTAACCACAGAGGAATAGTTGTGAATACAAGTTCAgccatttggcaaatatttacgAGGGTGACTATATGAATGACACCAAGCAAAGTTCCGTGGCAGATATAAAGAAGCAGAACAGTGCCTGCTCGGAGAGATTATAATCGGGTTGCAAGTGAAtagataaaacagacaaaaagttaAATAACAACACAACAGAGGATTGGCAAAGGTGAGATGTGATGGGCACCCTTGGtcactgttggtaagaatgtaattTATACAACCTCCGGAGGAGGCAAAAGTTGGCAGTAGGTACCAGGATCCTCTGATGTGTTTTCTTGGATCCAATATTTCTATCCCTAAGCATTTCTCGTAACAAAGTAATCAAAGATAGTGACAAAGATTCATATGCAAAGATGTTTAACGCAGCATTCTTTAGAATAGTTAAAACCCAAATAAAACCTCCATGTCCAACGATATGGTTATGGTTAAATAAGTTAAGTGTAGATGCACATGGGATACTATATGACTCATGAAAACCATGACTGAAGAATATTAAATAAGATGGGGAATTGTCTATGTAAAGTAAAGCAGACAGCAAAATTGGTATATAATGGgattcttccctttttaaaatatatgtctgcatacacacacagacaaagaCCAAAGGAAATATACCCACGTGTGTTTTAGTTTCCAAGGTAGGAGTTACTGGCCTGGGAAATTGTTGTCTCCCAAAAGAAGTTTATGagcttattttaattttcttctctacacACTGCTACGTTacctaaattttctataataattcTACTTTTGCAATCTGGGAAACAAAATtctaaatagtatttttttaaagtgcatgtgaggggcttccctggtggcgcagtggttgagagtccgcctgccgatgcaggggatacgggttcgtgccccgttccgggaaaatcccacatgccgcagagcggctaggcccgtgagccatggctgctgagcctgtgcgtccggagcctgtgctccgcaacaggagaggccacaacagtgagaggcccgcgtaccgcaaaaaaaaaaaaaaaaaaaaaaaagcgcatgTGTATTTATTGAGGGTCTACCATGAGTCAAGACCTGTATGAGTCACTTCTTAAACATTATCTTATTTAGCCCTCACAGTAACCCTCTTATGGTATTACGATATCCAtgttacagatgacaaaactaagACTCAAGTAACTCCCTCAAAGTCCCACAGTGACAATGTCAAGATCTGAACTCAgatattgtctttttctttctttctttctctttcttttttctttctttctttcctttctttctttatttctcttctttctttctttctttccattctgcAGCTGTGTCAAAATGCTATTTGCATGTTATAACATTCAAAAGAGTAAGAAATCATTGTGGGCTGGGCAAGACTAGTCAGAGAAGGTTTTGTATAAGAGGTAGGATCTTATCTGGTCTTCAAAGAGTAGAAGAAATTTGGATAATAGTGTTCTTACTACAATCCAGGTTCTGTTctagtgctttacaaatattaactcattgcTCCTCCCAGcttatgaggtaggtgctattactTTACAGGTGGTTTGACCAGGGTACCAAGCTGATAAGTGGTGGgggcagaatttgaacctagaccATCTAAGGTTTTAACCGCTCTTCCCTGGTGCATCTCTGGACATGGTAATGATAGCACAAAGTAATATCCAGACAAAGAACACCTGGGAGGCCTTTCACAGTCCAGCAGGCTAGAATGGAGTGTATTCACGTAAGGAAGTGCATGTAGGTGGCACAGGAAAGGTAGGAGGTGATAAGTGAATGATAACTGGGAAATAGTAAATGATATGAGAAGTGTGGTGGGTGAGGTCACTggattaaaaactctacaaatctAAGGTCTGAGTTATCTCTACTCCTTTGGGAGACAGAGATGAGCCTCTTGTTTAAAAGGAGGTAATCAGCAGAAAATGTGTTCTTGTGAATGTTCTACCCACTTTTTTCTAGCTCTCACATTCCAGTCACATTCCAGCTACAAAAGATAAAGCAGGGTGGGGATTCTTATTTGTCTTTCTAAGAAGCTCTGAgaacagaggaggaaggaaaaatattgaCCTCTGCCAAGT harbors:
- the S100A10 gene encoding protein S100-A10, which translates into the protein MPSQMEHAMETMMFTFHKFAGDKGYLTKEDLRVLMEKEFPGFLENQKDPLAVDKIMKDLDQCRDGKVGFQSFFSLIAGLTIACNDYFVVHMKQKGKK